In Oceanobacillus sp. FSL K6-2867, one DNA window encodes the following:
- a CDS encoding PTS glucitol/sorbitol transporter subunit IIC translates to MDFMIAIADGFIGMFQAGAEVFMGYMTGIIPLLVTLITAVNAVTKMIGEEKINRFLQRITKYALLRYTIVPLIAVFFFTNPMCYTVGRFMPEKYKPAFYDSAVSFVHPITGLFPHANSAELFIWLGVATGYATAGGSQAQLGLMFLLTGLLVILMRGLVTERISAYMFKKQGYERILNEK, encoded by the coding sequence TATTGCTGATGGCTTTATTGGAATGTTCCAGGCGGGTGCAGAAGTATTCATGGGTTATATGACGGGGATTATACCATTGTTAGTCACATTAATCACAGCAGTTAATGCGGTAACAAAAATGATTGGGGAAGAGAAAATAAATCGGTTCCTGCAAAGGATTACGAAGTATGCTTTATTGCGCTACACCATTGTTCCGCTTATCGCTGTTTTCTTCTTCACAAATCCAATGTGTTATACAGTTGGACGTTTCATGCCAGAAAAATATAAACCAGCATTCTATGATTCTGCGGTATCATTCGTGCATCCAATTACCGGCCTTTTCCCACATGCAAACTCCGCCGAACTATTTATCTGGCTTGGAGTAGCAACAGGATATGCAACGGCAGGAGGCAGTCAGGCGCAATTAGGGCTTATGTTTTTACTAACTGGTTTACTTGTTATTTTAATGAGAGGTCTTGTAACTGAACGAATCAGTGCTTATATGTTTAAAAAACAAGGTTATGAGCGGATCCTTAACGAGAAATAA
- a CDS encoding PTS glucitol/sorbitol transporter subunit IIB, with protein MANHKTVIVSKGKNGWGGPLELTPTDEKKYVISVTGGGIHPVAREIARVAGAEVVDSFKNPVAKEQTLVAVIDCGGTARCGTYPRLRIPTVNVKVMSPSGPLAKFMTEDIFASGVTVGDVKLLDSETTIAAAIKTEADEAETKNVEKIKESAAAAAEPAEDNSANNENEKNKGVMGIIDKIAKGAGSFMNIMYQAGRDTIDTIIKNIIPFMAFVATLIGIINYTGIGELLANVFVPLSNNIGGLIILGVITALPFLSPLLAPGAVIGAIIGTLVGNEIANGNIDMSIALPALFAINAQVGTDFIPVGLTLGEAKPETISVGAPAILFSRVITGPLAVVIAYFMSFAL; from the coding sequence ATGGCAAACCATAAGACGGTAATAGTGTCCAAAGGAAAAAATGGCTGGGGTGGACCATTAGAATTAACACCGACCGATGAAAAAAAATATGTCATCAGTGTTACTGGAGGAGGGATCCATCCGGTTGCAAGAGAGATTGCAAGAGTTGCAGGTGCTGAGGTAGTTGACTCATTTAAAAATCCAGTGGCCAAAGAGCAAACATTGGTGGCAGTTATTGATTGTGGTGGGACAGCACGGTGTGGGACGTATCCAAGGCTAAGAATACCTACTGTTAACGTTAAAGTAATGAGTCCATCTGGACCACTTGCAAAATTTATGACGGAGGATATTTTTGCCTCTGGTGTAACTGTAGGTGATGTTAAGCTTCTAGATAGTGAAACTACCATTGCTGCAGCAATAAAAACAGAAGCGGATGAAGCCGAAACAAAAAATGTCGAAAAAATTAAAGAATCTGCAGCAGCTGCAGCTGAACCAGCAGAAGATAACAGTGCAAACAATGAAAATGAGAAAAATAAAGGTGTCATGGGGATAATCGACAAGATAGCCAAGGGTGCAGGGAGCTTTATGAATATTATGTACCAGGCAGGTCGTGATACCATCGATACAATCATTAAAAACATAATCCCATTTATGGCGTTCGTTGCGACTTTAATCGGGATTATCAACTATACAGGTATTGGAGAATTATTAGCAAATGTATTTGTGCCACTTTCTAATAATATTGGTGGACTAATTATCTTAGGTGTTATCACGGCTCTCCCATTCCTGTCACCACTGCTTGCGCCAGGGGCTGTTATTGGTGCGATTATCGGTACATTAGTTGGGAATGAAATTGCAAACGGTAACATTGATATGAGTATTGCTCTTCCTGCATTATTTGCAATTAATGCGCAGGTTGGTACAGACTTTATTCCGGTTGGATTAACGTTAGGTGAAGCAAAGCCTGAAACAATCAGTGTTGGAGCACCAGCGATTCTTTTCTCCAGAGTAATTACTGGACCACTCGCAGTTGTAATTGCTTACTTTATGTCGTTTGCATTATAG
- a CDS encoding zinc-binding dehydrogenase, with protein sequence MLPDSFRFGVLLESGKAEVREGRLSDLKDDEVLIKQEACNICTTDYQQWQGKREHQGYPMAGGHECSGIIIAKGEKVSSSLEIGERVSVLYDYCGDCEKCKKGDITSCQNIKQFGKNYSDQYFGVFGFANYFIRKSKSVVKVSDDLSASEAGFVEPLSSVLKGIRKLRINSGFDTVVVIGGGTMGLLNAAAAQAMGAKVIVSERNPKKVEKIKQMDLELIDAGKTDPVEEVRKRTNGSGADIVIVAVGTSSANEQALNMIKDDEGKVLLFAAGYPAPELNVDSNEIHYKQCELIGTYGSSLEDFNNAAKMLSERRIDVSPLIEEEVPLSRIQEAYEKASTSGNYRISVLLHA encoded by the coding sequence ATGCTGCCAGACTCATTCCGATTTGGAGTTCTTCTAGAATCAGGAAAAGCGGAAGTAAGAGAAGGAAGGCTGTCTGATTTAAAGGACGATGAAGTGCTGATTAAACAGGAAGCATGTAATATTTGTACAACCGATTATCAACAGTGGCAAGGAAAGCGTGAACATCAAGGATACCCCATGGCTGGTGGTCATGAATGCTCAGGGATAATTATTGCTAAGGGAGAAAAAGTAAGCAGCTCTTTAGAGATTGGAGAGCGTGTCAGTGTGTTATATGACTACTGCGGGGATTGTGAAAAATGTAAGAAAGGTGATATCACTTCCTGCCAAAACATAAAACAATTTGGGAAAAACTATTCTGATCAATACTTTGGTGTTTTTGGGTTTGCAAATTATTTTATTCGAAAATCAAAAAGCGTTGTGAAAGTCAGTGATGATTTATCTGCATCTGAGGCAGGATTTGTTGAACCATTGTCCTCGGTATTAAAAGGAATACGCAAACTCCGGATCAACTCCGGATTTGATACTGTCGTAGTTATTGGTGGCGGTACAATGGGGCTGCTTAACGCAGCAGCTGCTCAAGCAATGGGGGCAAAGGTTATTGTATCTGAACGTAATCCAAAAAAAGTAGAGAAAATTAAACAAATGGACTTGGAATTAATCGATGCTGGTAAAACAGATCCCGTGGAGGAAGTAAGAAAAAGAACAAATGGCAGTGGTGCAGATATCGTGATTGTTGCAGTCGGCACTTCTTCTGCAAATGAACAAGCTTTGAATATGATCAAAGATGATGAAGGGAAGGTTCTTTTGTTTGCAGCGGGTTATCCAGCACCGGAATTAAATGTAGATTCCAATGAAATTCATTATAAGCAATGTGAGCTTATTGGTACGTATGGATCAAGTCTCGAGGATTTCAATAATGCAGCTAAAATGCTAAGTGAACGCCGAATTGATGTAAGTCCTTTAATAGAAGAAGAGGTTCCATTATCCAGAATTCAAGAGGCCTATGAAAAAGCAAGTACAAGTGGGAATTATCGTATTTCTGTTTTGCTGCATGCATAA
- a CDS encoding 2-hydroxyacid dehydrogenase — protein MKCLAIADLFIDKQMMEDGLISLKELGIDITVKEWKHKDLEALQKDNIKLEYEGSEAIALPAELTEGLGDYDIIITQFAPIGKAVIDQSKNLKVLGVLRAGIENVNREYAESKGITVLNTPGRSTTSVSEFAVGMILSEIRNIARANYKLRNGVWEKYYPNGVLAPELKESTVGLIGYGAIGRRVAELLRPFGSKILFFDEYYQGDTPDTQVETLEELVKKADILSMHYRLTEKTKNMINKKHFSIMKNNAVFINTARSGLVNEQDLAEALREKKIAGAAVDVYNVEPLPSEHPYNSLDNITITPHIAGSTIGNFANSPMILSEHIIEVLGLKVH, from the coding sequence ATGAAGTGTTTAGCAATAGCCGATTTATTTATAGATAAACAAATGATGGAAGACGGTCTTATTAGTTTAAAAGAGTTAGGTATTGATATTACCGTCAAAGAATGGAAGCATAAAGATTTGGAAGCATTGCAAAAGGATAATATTAAATTAGAATATGAAGGCAGTGAAGCAATTGCACTTCCGGCTGAACTTACAGAAGGGTTAGGAGATTATGATATTATCATAACTCAGTTTGCACCAATTGGAAAAGCAGTCATTGATCAAAGCAAAAACTTAAAAGTATTAGGTGTCCTTCGGGCGGGCATTGAAAATGTGAATAGGGAATATGCTGAATCAAAAGGCATTACGGTTTTGAATACACCAGGGCGCAGCACTACAAGTGTATCCGAGTTTGCTGTAGGTATGATTCTAAGTGAAATCCGTAATATTGCTAGAGCTAACTATAAATTAAGGAACGGTGTATGGGAAAAGTATTATCCAAATGGTGTGCTTGCCCCTGAACTAAAAGAATCAACAGTCGGTTTGATTGGATATGGTGCAATCGGTCGTCGAGTTGCCGAATTACTTCGCCCTTTTGGCAGTAAAATTCTATTCTTTGATGAATATTATCAAGGTGATACCCCAGATACACAAGTTGAAACACTGGAAGAATTAGTAAAGAAAGCGGACATCCTTTCGATGCACTATCGTTTAACCGAAAAAACGAAGAATATGATTAACAAAAAACATTTTAGCATCATGAAAAATAATGCGGTGTTTATTAATACGGCACGTTCTGGATTAGTTAATGAACAGGATTTAGCGGAAGCTTTACGCGAGAAAAAGATTGCTGGCGCTGCCGTAGACGTTTATAATGTTGAACCATTGCCAAGCGAACATCCATACAACAGCTTGGATAACATTACGATTACACCACATATCGCAGGCTCAACAATAGGTAACTTTGCTAATTCACCAATGATATTAAGTGAACATATTATCGAAGTTTTAGGATTGAAAGTTCATTAA
- a CDS encoding transcriptional regulator GutM, which yields MDPLAFLMLLVVVLIIQAFTGILHVKYYQKKVKKITQQYSEGYLGVGMTKKMFRVGKVAIVVTDKKGTIQECNILSGLTVLSRFAKYKEYIGENIKVIDWEKKKHKLVVQDAVKRVEEQMKREAKAS from the coding sequence ATGGATCCTTTAGCATTTTTAATGTTGTTAGTCGTTGTTCTTATTATTCAAGCATTTACGGGAATTTTACACGTGAAATATTATCAGAAAAAGGTAAAGAAAATTACCCAGCAATATAGTGAAGGCTATCTTGGTGTAGGGATGACGAAAAAAATGTTCCGTGTTGGAAAGGTAGCTATTGTCGTTACAGATAAAAAAGGAACCATTCAGGAATGTAATATTTTGTCAGGACTAACAGTTCTTTCGAGATTTGCAAAGTATAAAGAGTATATTGGCGAAAATATAAAGGTCATTGATTGGGAAAAGAAAAAGCATAAGTTAGTCGTCCAAGATGCTGTTAAACGGGTAGAAGAGCAAATGAAGCGAGAAGCAAAGGCAAGTTAA
- a CDS encoding sugar-binding transcriptional regulator: protein MSYLDDRRLMIKIANLYYEAGETQSTIAKKIGVSRSLISKYLSKSKELGIVEIIIHDEDYSTVSSLETKLENRYGLREAICVPDTEQSNTKMQLGAAASKYLLRMINDNQVIGVSSGTTLYEIAAAISSNLHFPNVCFVPIVGGMGDERVDIHANHIVAKLAEALKATYHLLHAPVVVDSKETREMMLKQPSIRNTLELGSRADIAIVGIGGTPEHSTMVRSYINSGITDDLNFAEITGDICYNFIDENGEAVNNSWNEKTITLELNKLKQIPLVVGVAAGNEKVNAIKAALKKDLIDVLITDEKTAKLLLEG, encoded by the coding sequence ATGTCCTATCTAGACGATCGGAGATTAATGATTAAGATTGCTAATTTATATTATGAAGCTGGTGAAACGCAGTCAACGATTGCCAAAAAAATTGGGGTAAGTAGATCATTAATATCAAAGTACTTATCAAAATCAAAGGAGTTAGGTATTGTTGAAATTATTATTCATGATGAGGATTATAGTACCGTATCAAGTTTAGAGACAAAGCTGGAAAATAGATACGGATTACGCGAGGCAATTTGTGTGCCTGATACGGAGCAAAGCAATACTAAAATGCAACTTGGAGCGGCAGCAAGCAAATACTTGTTAAGAATGATTAATGATAATCAGGTTATTGGGGTATCATCGGGTACAACCCTCTATGAAATTGCCGCGGCAATTTCATCCAATCTGCATTTCCCAAATGTTTGCTTTGTTCCTATAGTTGGGGGAATGGGAGATGAACGTGTAGATATACATGCAAACCATATTGTTGCAAAGCTTGCAGAGGCATTAAAAGCAACTTACCACCTTTTACATGCTCCGGTTGTCGTTGATTCTAAAGAGACAAGAGAAATGATGCTGAAACAGCCATCTATAAGGAATACCTTGGAATTGGGAAGCAGGGCGGATATCGCGATTGTAGGAATAGGCGGAACACCAGAACACTCGACAATGGTCCGTTCCTATATTAATTCTGGTATAACAGATGATCTAAACTTTGCGGAAATTACTGGTGATATTTGCTATAACTTTATTGATGAGAATGGAGAAGCTGTAAATAATTCCTGGAATGAAAAGACGATTACGCTTGAACTGAATAAGTTAAAGCAAATCCCTTTAGTTGTTGGAGTAGCTGCGGGAAATGAAAAAGTGAATGCTATTAAGGCGGCATTAAAAAAAGATTTAATTGATGTATTAATAACCGATGAAAAAACTGCTAAATTACTATTAGAAGGTTAG
- a CDS encoding sugar-binding transcriptional regulator — MLDWEERRLMVKIAKLYYFEGWTQAQIAKKHNVSRPVISKLLNAAKKEGIVEIYIKDETIHTIDLEQQLEKKFGLKEVIVVSTAGFTQEMAKRQLGKTGASYISKNLKDVKGIGISWGSTLLSLVEEYPYERNNNIRIVPIIGGMGNNYVHFHSNQLAFNLAQKMNASCMYLYAPAMVESDNLKEMLVHTKDIAAVLEEGRSVDMAVVGIGNPFKDSTLELMGYLKESDLASLKKAGAVGNIGSCFFNEVGMEIDHPLNDRFIGLNIEEIKEIPEVIGIVEGSHKLESIEAALIGGCLNVLITDDRTAQALVDN; from the coding sequence ATGTTAGATTGGGAAGAACGACGTTTAATGGTGAAAATAGCTAAGTTATATTATTTTGAAGGTTGGACACAGGCCCAAATCGCAAAAAAACATAATGTTTCCAGACCTGTTATTTCAAAGCTGTTAAATGCGGCGAAAAAAGAAGGGATTGTGGAAATCTATATTAAAGACGAGACAATTCATACGATTGATTTAGAACAGCAGCTAGAGAAAAAGTTTGGACTGAAAGAAGTTATTGTTGTTTCTACTGCGGGTTTTACACAGGAGATGGCTAAACGGCAGCTTGGAAAAACGGGAGCATCCTATATTAGTAAAAATCTAAAAGATGTTAAGGGCATAGGCATTTCTTGGGGAAGCACACTTCTATCTTTAGTTGAGGAATATCCATATGAGCGAAATAACAATATTCGCATCGTACCAATTATTGGTGGAATGGGTAATAATTATGTTCATTTCCACTCCAATCAGCTTGCATTTAATCTAGCACAAAAAATGAATGCATCCTGTATGTATCTTTATGCCCCAGCAATGGTGGAAAGTGATAATTTAAAAGAAATGCTTGTGCATACAAAAGATATCGCTGCGGTTTTAGAAGAAGGACGCAGCGTTGACATGGCTGTAGTCGGGATAGGAAATCCATTTAAAGATTCAACTTTGGAATTGATGGGCTATTTAAAGGAAAGTGACCTAGCTTCCTTAAAAAAGGCAGGAGCAGTAGGCAATATCGGATCTTGCTTTTTTAATGAAGTTGGAATGGAAATAGATCACCCCTTAAATGATCGTTTTATCGGTTTAAATATTGAAGAAATAAAGGAGATACCTGAAGTAATTGGAATTGTTGAAGGTTCACATAAACTGGAAAGTATAGAAGCAGCACTTATTGGTGGATGTTTAAATGTACTTATAACAGATGATCGTACCGCTCAAGCATTAGTAGATAATTAA
- a CDS encoding PTS galactitol transporter subunit IIC, which produces MQGFVDFIQGFLDLGATVILPVAIFLLGLFFGQKPGKAFRSGLTIGVAFVGIFLVIDLLVLNLGPAAQGMVERLGVNLNVIDIGWPAASSIAWASPLSAFIIPLGLAVNVVMLVTKTTKTMNVDIWNFWHYAFMAAMVYALTGNIWISLAAAIIFQVITLVMADRLAPMVADYYEMPGVSLTTATTLSYVPIGIPIVKLLQKIPGLKDWDADPDSIQKRFGILGESIFIGLVLGAGIGALAGYSVGEIIEIGMSMAAVMVLMPRMVKILMEGLMPVSESAREWLNKRFGDREIYIGLDAAVALGNPAVISTALILVPITVVLAVILPGNALLPFGDLATIPFIVAFIVGAARGNIVHSVIAGTIVIAMSLYMATDLAAMYTDMAVKAEFNMPEGATMVSSIDQAGNLIHYVIYKIIELFH; this is translated from the coding sequence ATGCAAGGATTTGTGGATTTTATACAAGGTTTCTTAGATTTAGGTGCAACAGTAATTCTTCCAGTAGCAATCTTCTTACTTGGATTATTCTTTGGACAAAAGCCTGGAAAAGCATTTCGTTCCGGTTTAACTATTGGAGTTGCTTTTGTAGGGATATTCTTAGTTATTGATTTGCTTGTTTTAAATTTAGGTCCTGCAGCACAGGGAATGGTAGAGCGATTAGGAGTTAACTTAAATGTTATTGATATTGGTTGGCCGGCGGCTTCATCCATTGCTTGGGCATCACCGCTTTCAGCATTTATCATTCCTTTAGGATTGGCTGTAAACGTTGTAATGCTGGTTACAAAAACAACCAAAACAATGAATGTGGATATTTGGAATTTCTGGCACTATGCATTTATGGCAGCAATGGTTTACGCATTAACGGGAAATATTTGGATAAGCCTTGCCGCTGCGATTATCTTCCAAGTTATCACCCTAGTGATGGCAGACCGTTTAGCGCCAATGGTTGCTGATTATTATGAAATGCCAGGTGTGTCACTGACTACTGCAACAACCCTTTCTTATGTGCCAATTGGTATTCCGATTGTAAAATTGCTTCAAAAGATTCCTGGATTAAAAGATTGGGATGCAGATCCAGATTCAATTCAGAAAAGATTTGGCATTTTAGGAGAATCTATTTTTATTGGACTTGTTCTCGGAGCAGGGATTGGTGCATTAGCTGGATATAGTGTAGGTGAGATTATTGAAATTGGTATGTCCATGGCTGCAGTAATGGTTTTGATGCCGCGAATGGTAAAAATTTTAATGGAAGGGTTAATGCCGGTATCGGAATCAGCACGGGAATGGTTAAATAAGAGATTTGGAGATAGAGAGATTTATATTGGACTGGATGCAGCTGTAGCTTTAGGTAATCCCGCTGTTATTTCGACAGCATTGATTCTTGTTCCGATAACTGTTGTATTAGCAGTAATCTTACCTGGCAATGCATTACTTCCATTTGGAGACTTGGCAACGATTCCGTTTATTGTAGCATTTATCGTAGGAGCTGCACGCGGAAATATTGTCCATTCCGTCATTGCAGGAACAATTGTAATTGCAATGTCACTATACATGGCGACAGACTTAGCGGCAATGTATACTGATATGGCGGTAAAAGCGGAGTTTAATATGCCTGAGGGAGCTACGATGGTTTCGAGTATTGACCAAGCAGGTAACTTAATCCATTATGTCATTTATAAAATTATTGAACTCTTCCATTAA
- a CDS encoding SDR family oxidoreductase: protein MIQFDLQNKVVFVFDGDCEIGKEIIHLYAKVGAKVLFLSRTHSVDKCIFVLKYKDESASEEIGPLNLGNSSFLKELHQIDIAINNLETDTGKGIIDITPEEWENIMFINLDAPFQLIKMITPLMEKRNDGVIINVSSTSAIDGGNGDIAYAASKSALESMNKALSRELASSNIRVNAVSVGKYDTSDSIPLGRKVTASEIANTIFMLTTPMASYINGQTILLDGGKTLA from the coding sequence ATGATTCAATTTGATTTACAGAATAAAGTCGTATTTGTTTTTGATGGCGATTGTGAAATAGGAAAAGAAATTATTCATTTATATGCAAAAGTAGGTGCAAAGGTATTGTTTTTAAGCAGAACGCACTCTGTAGATAAATGTATATTTGTTTTGAAATATAAAGATGAATCTGCTAGTGAAGAGATAGGTCCATTGAATCTTGGAAACAGTTCATTTCTTAAAGAATTACATCAAATTGATATTGCTATTAATAATTTGGAAACGGATACAGGTAAGGGAATTATAGATATTACTCCTGAGGAATGGGAGAATATCATGTTCATTAATTTGGATGCACCTTTTCAGTTAATAAAAATGATAACTCCATTGATGGAAAAGCGAAACGATGGAGTGATCATTAATGTATCATCAACGAGTGCGATAGATGGCGGAAATGGTGACATTGCCTATGCTGCTAGTAAGAGTGCACTGGAATCTATGAATAAGGCCCTATCCAGAGAATTAGCGTCAAGTAACATAAGAGTCAATGCTGTAAGTGTTGGGAAATATGACACAAGTGATTCTATTCCATTGGGTCGCAAAGTAACAGCAAGCGAAATTGCCAATACCATATTTATGCTGACAACACCGATGGCGAGCTATATTAATGGGCAAACGATTCTATTAGATGGTGGAAAAACACTAGCTTAA
- a CDS encoding SDR family NAD(P)-dependent oxidoreductase, with amino-acid sequence MEQKKTILVIGGAAGIGKDYVENRAARGDSVIVTDLNKEAGEAFVNELALEGKEAAFFQHDVTDWENTKEIINKVIKQFGRIDTLVHSAGITVSKSFEELTFPTWKKTFSVNLTGLFYAVKAVIPEMLHHKGGNIIIIGSGSAITGTGGGVHYAASKGGAFGLMRAIASKYSHLGIKINLVAPRVIQTEMLDRLYPTEESLEKLVQKIPVRKIGTLSDTTNAINFLASKESDYIQGQVLLVDGGRTYLS; translated from the coding sequence ATGGAGCAGAAAAAAACAATCTTGGTTATTGGCGGAGCGGCGGGAATTGGAAAAGATTATGTGGAAAATAGAGCGGCCAGGGGAGATTCTGTAATAGTTACAGATCTGAACAAAGAGGCTGGGGAAGCATTCGTTAATGAATTGGCTTTAGAAGGTAAAGAAGCAGCTTTTTTTCAGCATGATGTAACCGATTGGGAGAATACGAAGGAAATAATAAATAAGGTAATCAAACAGTTTGGAAGAATAGATACGCTTGTACATTCTGCTGGCATTACGGTGTCTAAATCTTTTGAAGAATTGACCTTCCCAACTTGGAAAAAAACATTTTCCGTAAATTTAACAGGATTATTCTACGCTGTAAAAGCTGTAATCCCCGAGATGCTCCATCATAAAGGCGGTAATATCATTATTATCGGATCAGGATCAGCTATTACTGGAACTGGCGGCGGTGTTCATTATGCAGCATCAAAGGGTGGAGCGTTTGGCTTAATGAGGGCTATTGCCAGCAAGTACAGTCACTTAGGAATAAAAATTAATCTTGTTGCACCTAGGGTAATTCAAACCGAAATGCTTGATCGGCTATACCCGACAGAAGAGAGTTTGGAGAAATTAGTACAGAAAATACCCGTAAGAAAAATTGGAACGTTGTCTGATACAACGAATGCGATAAATTTCCTGGCTTCTAAAGAGTCCGATTATATACAGGGACAGGTGCTGCTGGTTGATGGCGGAAGAACATATTTATCATAA
- a CDS encoding thiamine pyrophosphate-dependent dehydrogenase E1 component subunit alpha: protein MEQTKTLKLVPELSDEKLKELYKQMWLIRYFDEQVDQFFAKGMIHGTTHLAVGQEATAAGACALLSDEDKITSTHRGHGHSIAKGGRVDKMMAELFGRTTGYCKGKGGSMHIADLDKGNLGAMGIVGGGIPLAVGSALTAQMKKLDYVTVCFFGDGASNEGSFHEAVNMASIWDLPVVFFCENNQYGMSGNVSEMTNVEHIADRAAAYGIPGVVVDGNDIIEVINATYEATERARRGEGPTLIEAKTYRWKGHSKSDAKKYRTREEEKDWRDNRDPIKRFKEDLLEAEIATEDELETMKKAAKQEMDDAIEFAQNSPMPSLDELLTDVYA from the coding sequence ATGGAACAAACTAAAACATTAAAACTCGTTCCAGAACTATCAGATGAAAAACTAAAAGAGCTTTACAAGCAAATGTGGTTAATCCGTTACTTTGATGAACAAGTCGATCAGTTCTTCGCAAAAGGAATGATTCACGGAACAACTCACTTGGCTGTTGGGCAGGAAGCAACTGCAGCAGGTGCCTGTGCATTGCTTTCCGATGAGGATAAAATTACAAGTACACACAGAGGACATGGTCATAGTATCGCAAAAGGCGGCCGTGTCGATAAAATGATGGCAGAATTATTTGGCAGAACGACAGGATATTGTAAAGGAAAGGGCGGATCCATGCATATTGCCGATTTGGATAAAGGCAACCTTGGTGCAATGGGGATTGTCGGTGGCGGTATACCGCTTGCTGTTGGTTCGGCGCTCACTGCACAAATGAAGAAGCTCGACTATGTAACGGTTTGTTTCTTTGGTGATGGTGCATCGAATGAAGGAAGCTTTCACGAAGCAGTCAATATGGCTTCGATTTGGGATTTGCCGGTCGTATTTTTCTGTGAAAATAACCAGTACGGAATGTCAGGTAATGTAAGTGAAATGACAAATGTGGAGCATATTGCAGATCGTGCTGCTGCATATGGTATTCCAGGAGTTGTTGTTGATGGAAACGATATCATCGAAGTAATCAATGCTACTTATGAAGCGACAGAGCGTGCTCGTCGTGGTGAAGGGCCAACATTAATAGAAGCAAAAACATATCGCTGGAAGGGCCATTCGAAAAGTGATGCGAAAAAATACCGTACACGTGAAGAAGAAAAGGATTGGAGAGATAATCGGGATCCGATCAAACGATTCAAGGAAGACTTGCTGGAAGCAGAAATTGCAACGGAAGATGAATTAGAAACAATGAAAAAAGCTGCTAAGCAAGAGATGGATGATGCGATTGAATTTGCTCAGAATAGTCCAATGCCGTCACTGGATGAATTATTAACGGATGTATATGCATAG